A genome region from Euphorbia lathyris chromosome 4, ddEupLath1.1, whole genome shotgun sequence includes the following:
- the LOC136226929 gene encoding uncharacterized protein: MAIPVKSVCIVAFLVAFALYGAHAAGECGKQTADQVAQNMQACSPASQNADAAVSAECCALAAKMVDNPQCMCAVAYSDTVRASGGKPENALSIPKRCGLANRPAGQKCGAVAIP; encoded by the exons ATGGCAATTCCAGTGAAATCCGTTTGCATTGTAGCGTTCTTGGTAGCTTTTGCTCTATATGGAGCACATGCGGCTGGAGAATGTGGGAAACAGACAGCTGATCAGGTAGCTCAGAACATGCAAGCATGTTCACCAGCATCACAGAACGCAGATGCTGCTGTTTCTGCAGAGTGCTGTGCTCTTGCTGCCAAAATGGTCGACAATCCTCAATGTATGTGTGCTGTTGCTTATTCTGATACAGTCAGAGCTTCTGGAGGCAAACCCGAAAACGCACTTTCCATTCCCAAACGATGCGGCTTAGCTAATCGTCCTGCTGGCCAGAAGTGTGGAG CTGTTGCAATTCCATGA
- the LOC136227410 gene encoding putative lipid-transfer protein DIR1, protein MAIPVKSLCIVAFLVAFALFNNGANAAGECGKQTADQVAQNMQACSPASQSADAAVSAECCALAAKMVDNPQCMCAVAYSDTVRASGGKPENALSIPKRCGLANRPAGQKCGAVAIP, encoded by the exons ATGGCAATTCCAGTGAAATCCCTTTGCATTGTAGCATTCTTGGTAGCTTTTGCTCTATTTAATAACGGGGCAAATGCGGCTGGAGAATGTGGGAAACAGACAGCTGATCAGGTAGCTCAGAACATGCAAGCATGCTCACCAGCATCACAGAGCGCAGATGCTGCTGTTTCTGCAGAGTGCTGTGCTCTTGCTGCCAAAATGGTCGACAATCCTCAATGTATGTGTGCTGTTGCCTATTCTGATACAGTCAGAGCTTCTGGAGGCAAACCCGAAAACGCTCTTTCCATTCCCAAACGATGTGGCTTAGCTAATCGCCCTGCCGGCCAGAAGTGTGGAG CGGTTGCAATTCCATGA